In Ipomoea triloba cultivar NCNSP0323 chromosome 15, ASM357664v1, one genomic interval encodes:
- the LOC116005844 gene encoding uncharacterized protein LOC116005844: MFTAWFDANKTYEAAKQLAYIDMPTKFVWKKDLRHWHPRKKGFSIGRIFYVPPGSGEIYYLRYDDKEYIDAITEASHDDKEYIDAITEASHWSTAKSMRKLFVILLTSKMVNKPENVFLLTSKMVNKPENVWNEVWHYLAEDAQYNRRLAMQDEDLCLSEEEKKNFALIEIERLLQTYNKSLKDFPQMPLPNFQDAFLADNRLLFDELSYDRNALHHESQQMEKQLTDEQKVVYDTIIKDVLQQHGGMYFVYGYGGTRKTFVWMAISAKIRSKGDIVLNVASSGIASLLLPGGRTAHSRFAIPIVLNEDSTCNITQGSHLAELITMAKLIIWDEAPMMHKHCFEALDRKMRDIMRFKDALSHSKTFGGKTVVFGGDFRQILLVIPKGSRQDIVQATINSSCGNHAKY, encoded by the exons ATGTTCACTGCTTGGTTTGACGCTAACAAGACATATGAGGCTGCTAAACAGTTAGCTTACATTGACATGCCAACGAAGTTTGTGTGGAAGAAAGACCTCAGACATTGGCATCCAAGGAAAAAGGGATTCTCAATTGGTCGGATATTTTACGTGCCTCCAGGAAGCGGTGAGATATATTACTTGAGAT ACGATGATAAAGAATACATTGACGCAATTACTGAAGCAAGTCACGATGATAAAGAATACATTGACGCAATTACTGAAGCAAGTCACTGGTCCACTGCCAAATCAATGCGTAAACTCTTTGTCATTTTACTTACATCCAAAATGGTCAATAAGCCggaaaatgtgtttttactTACATCCAAAATGGTCAATAAGCCGGAAAATGTGTGGAATGAAGTATGGCACTACTTAGCTGAGGATGCACAATATAACAGGCGGTTAGCAATGCAGGATGAAG ATTTGTGCTTATctgaagaagaaaagaagaatttcGCATTGATTGAAATAGAGCGATTGTTACAAACCTACAATAAGTCTTTAAAAGACTTTCCTCAGATGCCACTTCCAAACTTTCAAGACGCATTTCTGGCTGACAATCGCCTGCTATTCGATGAACTGTCGTATGATCGCAATGCATTACACCATGAAAGCCAACAAATGGAAAAGCAATTAACTGATGAACAAAAAGTTGTTTATGATACAATCATAAAAGATGTCTTGCAACAACATGGTggtatgtattttgtgtatggATATGGCGGTACAAGGAAAACATTTGTGTGGATGGCAATTTCGGCAAAGATCAGATCAAAGGGAGACATTGTATTAAATGTTGCATCAAGTGGTATCGCCTCATTGCTATTACCAGGTGGAAGAACAGCCCACTCGCGGTTTGCAATTCCCATTGTTTTGAATGAAGATTCTACGTGCAACATTACTCAAGGAAGCCATCTTGCTGAACTTATTACCATGGCAAAGCTAAttatatgggatgaagcacccaTGATGCACAAACACTGCTTCGAAGCTCTTGATAGAAAAATGCGCGATATCATGAGGTTTAAAGATGCGCTCAGTCACAGTAAAACATTTGGAGGTAAGACAGTTGTATTTGGGGGTGATTTCAGACAGATTCTTCTAGTGATCCCAAAAGGGTCAAGGCAAGATATTGTTCAAGCAACAATAAACTCTTCTTGTGGGAATCATGCAAAGTATTGA
- the LOC116005845 gene encoding uncharacterized protein LOC116005845, translating into MKQLIGSTLIGRKRKHPSHNKGGNLIKSSIRDANNSKHILSVNKDKCSQPVEFENFPLSDVTNVQQSKGNYSQRLYDSSFSGVTSTLQGQTFITPTAKKSSAFTKDIDTQDMEFVRLPLSDVTNVQKAKRDYRQVLNMTTCENMWNRGTVKYNDIGDPTNICEHCNAMFWYEEQINKKLRNGKIKYSTCCGHGKIKLPKALLPPKRILDLFFFGGDKRNEFLKNIRKYNNIFSFTSLGAKVDKSINNGTCPPMFRINGQNFHLMGGLTPEEGNPPKFAQLYIHDTENEVENRINSFGSSKFNAKLHVDIVEAIKQDLDDHNVLVKSFRLAKAQMQTNPNIEYKMRLIGKRVGDARTYNLPIASEVAALVVGDLDPSLGHRDILVETKAGALKRINELNPAYLPLQYPILFPYGEDGYREDIQFNITKNEGSGGRVRVSQREFFAYKIHDRFNEVSTMLYAKRLFQQFLVDAYTMVESSRLLYIRNNQKALRCEAYKGLSDALTRGEVDTSNQGKRIILPSSFTCGARYMIQNYQDAMAICRHKGYPNLFITFTCNPKWPEIQRYMKKCNLNAEDRPDIVCRVFQMKLDSLVKEIRTGNLFGVVTAVVYTIEFQKRGLPHAHILIFLERTTTLSTASCMDSFISTEIPDKEVDKEYYNAVEEFMIHGPCGLYKPNSPCMVNKKCSKHFPKIFVGVSSWDDDGYPIYRRRDNGRTVLKNGVQLDSRYVVPHNRYLLLKYKAHINVEWCNQSRSIKYLFKYVNKGNDRVTAEFYRSTTADGSTDAVDEISMYYDCRYISDYQHAKLHGDYLASMCISDTLLLKD; encoded by the exons ATGAAGCAGCTTATAGGGTCTACTCTTATAGGTCGCAAAAGGAAGCACCCTTCTCATAATAAAg GTGGCAACCTAATCAAATCGAGTATCAGGGATGCCAACAACTCAAAGCACATTTTAAGTGTCAACAAAG ATAAATGTTCACAACCAGTGGAATTTGAGAATTTCCCGTTGAGTGATGTTACTAACG TTCAACAATCCAAAGGGAACTATAGTCAAAGATTGTATGATTCATCATTTTCTGGAGTGACCTCAACATTGCAGGGACAGACATTTATAACACCAACTGCAAAAAAGAGCAGTGCTTTCACTAAAG ATATAGATACACAAGACATGGAATTTGTGAGATTACCTTTGAGTGATGTTACTAACG TTCAAAAAGCTAAAAGAGACTATAGACAAGTTTTGAACATGACAACTTGCGAAAATATGTGGAATCGTGGTACAG TCAAATACAATGATATTGGTGACCCTACGAACATTTGTGAACACTGCAATGCAATGTTTTGGTACGAAGAacaaatcaacaagaagcttcGAAACggaaaaatcaaatattcaacttGCTGTGGCCACGGGAAGATTAAGCTACCAAAAGCTCTTCTTCCTCCAAAAAGAATATTGGATTTATTCTTTTTTGGTGGGGATAAAAGGAATGAATTCTTGAAGAACATTCGGAAGTACAATAACATCTTTTCCTTCACCTCATTAGGAGCAAAGGTTGACAAATCCATAAACAACGGTACTTGCCCGCCAATGTTTAGGATAAATGGGCAGAATTTTCATTTAATGGGAGGCCTAACCCCGGAGGAGGGTAATCCACCTAAATTTGCCCAACTATACATACATGACACTGAAAATGAGGTGGAGAATCGCATTAACTCATTCGG GAGCAGCAAATTTAATGCAAAATTACATGTCGACATAGTTGAAGCTATTAAGCAAGACCTAGATGATCACAATGTCTTGGTTAAGTCTTTTCGTTTGGCCAAAGCACAAATGCAAACCAATCCTAACATTGAGTATAAGATGAGATTGATTGGTAAGAGGGTCGGGGATGCACGAACATACAACCTGCCCATAGCATCAGAGGTTGCAGCTTTAGTCGTTGGTGATCTAGATCCCAGTTTAGGACACCGGGATATTTTGGTCGAAACTAAAGCAGGTGCTCTTAAGAGAATAAACGAGCTTAACCCAGCATATTTGCCACTGCAATATCCTATTTTGTTCCCCTACGGAGAAGATGGCTATAGGGAGgatattcaatttaatataacGAAGAATGAAGGCAGTGGTGGCAGAGTTCGTGTATCACAACGTGAGTTCTTCGCATACAAGATACATGATAGGTTTAACGAAGTATCAACAATGCTATATGCCAAGAGGCTTTTTCAACAGTTCCTGGTTGATGCTTACACCATGGTGGAATCGAGCAGACTATTATACATTCGTAATAATCAGAAGGCTTTAAGATGCGAAGCTTATAAAGGCCTGTCTGATGCATTGACTAGAGGAGAAGTTGATACATCCAATCAAGGGAAGCGAATCATACTACCTTCAAGTTTCACTTGCGGAGCTAGATACATGATCCAAAATTACCAAGATGCCATGGCCATTTGTAGACACAAGGGTTATCCAAATCTTTTCATCACATTCACATGTAACCCGAAGTGGCCTGAAATACAGAGATACATGAAGAAGTGCAACTTAAATGCAGAGGATAGGCCTGACATTGTTTGTCGGGTCTTTCAAATgaagttggattcattggttaAGGAGATACGCACGGGAAATCTCTTTGGTGTCGTAACTGCAG TTGTTTATACTATTGAATTCCAGAAGCGTGGTTTACCACATGCACACATTCTTATCTTCCTAGAAAGAACCACTACATTGTCTACAGCATCATGCATGGACAGTTTCATTTCTACTGAAATCCCAGACAAAGAAGTGGACAAAGAGTATTACAATGCTGTGGAAGAATTCATGATTCATGGACCATGTGGACTTTACAAACCTAACTCGCCATGTATGGTGAACAAGAAATGTTCAAAACACTTCCCGAAGATATTTGTGGGTGTATCTTCTTGGGACGATGATGGCTACCCAATCTACCGTCGTCGTGACAATGGTAGGACTGTCCTGAAGAATGGTGTCCAATTAGATAGTAGGTATGTCGTACCACACAATAGATATCTACTTCTCAAGTACAAGGCGCACATTAATGTTGAATGGTGTAACCAATCACGGTCGATCAAATACCTCTTCAAATATGTCAACAAAGGGAATGACAGGGTAACAGCAGAGTTTTATAGGAGTACAACTGCTGATGGGTCAACCGATGCTGTGGACGAGATCAGTATGTATTACGATTGTCGCTACATATCAGATTATCAGCATGCGAAGCTGCATGGCGACTACTTAGCTTCGATGTGCATTTCAGACACCCTTCTGTTGAAAGACTAA